The Callospermophilus lateralis isolate mCalLat2 chromosome 3, mCalLat2.hap1, whole genome shotgun sequence genome has a segment encoding these proteins:
- the Gdf5 gene encoding growth/differentiation factor 5, translating to MRLPKLLTFLLWHLAWLDLEFICTVLGAPDLGQRPTGARPGLARAEAKERPPLARNIFRPGGHSYGGGATNTRAKADPGQTQAKKDEPKKLPPRSGGSEPKPGPPPQTRQPAARTVTPKGQLPGGKAPPKAGSLPSSFLLKKARESGPPREPKEPFRPPPITPHEYMLSLYRTLSDADRKGGNSSVKLEAGLANTITSFIDKGQDDRGPVVRKQRYMFDISALEKDGLLGAELRILRKKPSDTAKPVAPGAGRAAQLKLSSCPSGRQPAALLDVRSVPGLDGSGWEVFDIWKLFRNFKNSAQLCLELEAWERGRAVDLRGLGFDRAARQVHEKALFLVFGRTKKRDLFFNEIKARSGQDDKTVYEYLFSQRRKRRAPLATRQGKRPSKNLKARCSRKALHVNFKDMGWDDWIIAPLEYEAFHCEGLCEFPLRSHLEPTNHAVIQTLMNSMDPESTPPTCCVPTRLSPISILFIDSANNVVYKQYEDMVVESCGCR from the exons ATGAGACTCCCCAAACTCCTCACTTTCTTGCTTTGGCACCTGGCTTGGCTGGACCTGGAATTCATCTGCACTGTGTTGGGTGCCCCTGACTTGGGCCAGAGACCCACGGGGGCCAGGCCAGGATTGGCCAGAGCAGAGGCCAAGGAGAGGCCCCCCCTGGCCCGGAACATCTTTAGGCCAGGGGGTCACAGCTATGGTGGGGGGGCCACCAACACCAGGGCAAAGGCAGACCCCGGGCAGACACAGGCCAAGAAGGATGAACCCAAAAAGCTGCCCCCCAGATCTGGTGGCTCTGAACCCAAGCCAGGACCCCCTCCCCAGACAAGGCAGCCTGCAGCCCGGACTGTAACCCCTAAAGGACAGCTTCCTGGGGGCAAGGCACCCCCAAAAGCAGGATCTCTCCCCAGCTCCTTTCTGCTGAAGAAGGCCAGGGAGTCTGGGCCCCCTCGAGAGCCCAAGGAACCGTTTCGTCCGCCCCCCATCACACCCCATGAGTACATGCTCTCGCTGTACAGGACGCTGTCCGATGCTGACAGAAAGGGAGGCAACAGCAGCGTGAAGTTGGAGGCTGGCCTGGCCAACACCATCACCAGCTTTATTGACAAAGGGCAAG ATGACCGAGGTCCTGTGGTGAGGAAGCAGAGGTACATGTTCGACATTAGTGCCCTGGAGAAGGATGGGCTGCTGGGGGCCGAGCTGCGGATCTTGCGGAAGAAGCCCTCAGACACAGCCAAGCCAGTGGCCCCTGGTGCCGGGCGGGCTGCCCAGCTGAAGCTGTCCAGCTGCCCCAGCGGCCGGCAGCCGGCAGCCTTGCTGGATGTGCGCTCGGTGCCAGGCCTGGATGGATCTGGCTGGGAGGTGTTCGACATCTGGAAGCTCTTCCGAAACTTTAAGAACTCGGCCCAGCTGTGCCTGGAGCTGGAGGCCTGGGAACGGGGCCGGGCTGTGGACCTCCGCGGTCTGGGCTTTGACCGGGCTGCCCGGCAGGTCCATGAGAAGGCTCTGTTCCTGGTGTTTGGCCGAACCAAGAAACGGGACCTATTCTTTAATGAGATTAAGGCCCGCTCGGGCCAGGATGATAAGACTGTGTATGAGTACCTGTTCAGCCAGCGGCGGAAACGGCGGGCTCCGCTGGCCACTCGCCAGGGCAAGCGACCCAGCAAGAACCTCAAGGCCCGCTGCAGTCGGAAGGCCCTGCATGTCAACTTCAAGGACATGGGCTGGGATGACTGGATCATTGCGCCTCTTGAGTACGAGGCCTTCCACTGCGAGGGGCTATGCGAATTCCCCCTGCGCTCCCACCTGGAGCCCACGAACCACGCAGTCATCCAGACCCTGATGAACTCCATGGACCCTGAGTCCACACCACCCACCTGCTGTGTGCCCACGCGGCTGAGTCCCATTAGCATCCTCTTCATTGACTCTGCCAACAACGTGGTATATAAGCAGTATGAGGACATGGTTGTGGAGTCTTGTGGCTGCAGGTAG